A window of Candidatus Woesearchaeota archaeon genomic DNA:
AAGTCAAGCCTTAATTCGCTTGACCTTTCAATGAGCAAGGACAGCTTCAACATTGCAGTCCTGAAAAACCAGATGAGCTCCCTTAATGACATTGCAAGGCAGACAATTAATCTAAGCATTGACACTCTCAACTCAATAAAGACTTCAAATAATTCAGGCATAATTAACTCTGCAATTGATGACCTTTCAGAAATAAACGCAACCCTTCAGTCGACATACGGAGGAAATTCCTCATCTCTCCTTTCCCTCATAACAAGCGTTGAAGCAAAGCTTGATGAGACAAAGGCGAAGCTTGACAAGGCAGGGCTTGCGAGAAGCGATGCATCCTCCAAGATTGACGCAATAAAAGCCCTTCTTGATTCTGATTTGAAGAAGATAGCTATCCTGCAGAACTCATTCAATTCAATAAGCCAGAGCCTTGGGACAGCAAGCATGCAGAGCGCCGAGGCAATTGCAAGCCCTGTTACAACAGTGATAAAGCCGGTCATAACCCGCTCATACCTCGGCTACATGTTCCCGATTCTGATTGTAATGCTTACTATGTTTGTGAGCATAATACTTTCAACAACGATAATAATGATGGAGAAGAAGTCAAGCGCGCACTTCAGGAACTTAATAACGCCGACAAGCAGCACAACATTCTTCTTTGCAGCATATCTTACAAGCATGCTTCTTGCAGTTGTGCAGATATTCATCCTGCTGTTCATCTCAATGGTGTTCTTCAATGCAAACATCCTGAGGATGATTCCCGTTATAGGATTTCTCCTGATTCTCATCTCCACATTGTTCATCCTGATGGGCATAGCGATAGGTTATCTCTTCCATTCAGAGGAGACAGCGACAATGGCTGCAATCTCAATCAGCAGCATCTTCCTCCTCTTATCAAATGTTGTGCTTCCGATAGAGAGCATGCCTTCTTATGTCATGAAGATTGCTCAATTCAACCCGTTTGTGATATCAGAGTCCCTTTTGAAAAAGGCAATAGTGTTTAACACCTCTGTATTTTCTGGGGGGAATGAGATTCTGTGGCTAATTGTTTACATAATAATACTCCTTGCGGCAATTCTTTTCTATGAGAATTTCACCTCAGGGACAAGCCTGCGGGAGAGCGCAAAAGCCCTTATTCCCCAAAAGCCGTTTGAAAAGGGCAGGATTTCAGTTATTGAAAGGATAAGGGGGAAAATTGGGCGCAGGAGAAGAAATGTCCAGGGAAGCAGCTCTGAAAAATCCTATGTTAAGGAGAAGAGAAGCCTTTCAGATGCAAATAGCCTCGGAGAGCTTATTGAAATGCTTGAGAGCATGGACAGCGAGGAGTTTTCAAGGTATTCAAGAGACGAGTTTGCCCAATGGGTTAAACTGAACATAAGAGAAGAGGGGCTTGTTGAAAGAATACTGCGGACTGAGAGCAAGAAGGAGATGGAAGATGAGTTCAGGCAGGCTTATGACAGGCACCTCAAGAGAATTGCAGAACTCAAGAAGCAGATAGATGAGAAGAAGAGAAAGCTCAATCTGAAATAAATATTAATACTATTTTCTTTAAGTTATCATAAATAAACCATTATTTATTTTCCGTCGTGGAATTGCTGGCAACAGAGCTAAACCCATTTAAAATTCATTGGAATAAGTTTTTTGCTTCATTCTTTCCGGCATTTGGCTTTAAGGCAAAGTTATCAAGCCCATCCTTTAACCTAATTTTCAATCCTTTTTTCAGCAAAAACAAGCTAACTCTCACTTTTATTCATAGTTTATTCATAGTGCCTAAAACTTCACAGCATTCAAAGAAATGCAAATACGCTTTTTAGGCGTAAAAGCAGGATTTAAATAAAAGAGCGGCTCTCCAAAGCCCAGATTAAGGGCAAATATGAGGAAAAAGTGAGAAAAACACTAAAAAAGCAGAATAGAAGAAGGCTGAACAAGGCAAAAGCGCCTAAAAACAGCAGGAAAGCAGGCAAAAACCACTTTTTTGTGATTGCCGTGTCAGGCACGCCAGGCACAGGCAAGAGTATTTTAAGCCATTTCCTTTCCAGAACTCTCACTTTTCACTATGCAGATGTCAAGCAAATCATAAAGAAGCATAAGCTTAGTGAAGGATTTGACCTGAAAAGGGATTGCCTCATAGTTGATACAGAAAAGCTAAGCAAGGTGCTGATTTCCCTTATAGAAGGGCTTAAATGCTCTAAAAAGCCCAAAAAGGGCATAGTCATAGACTCTCACCTCTCTCACTTTATCCCTTCTGAAAAGGCTGATTTGTGCATTGTCTGCACCTGCGCTCTTCCAATCCTCAGGAAAAGGCTTGAGAAGAGGGGCTACAGTGAGGCAAAAGTGAGAGAAAACCTTGAAAGCGAGATTTTTGAGGTGTGCAGAAGCGAAGCTCTTGAGAAAGGGCATAAAATCCTTACTCTCAACTCTTCACTATCTAAGAAGGAGTTTTTGAATGCTTCCTTAAAAGCAGTAAAAAAGGAGCTTAATCTTTAAATCCAATTTTTCTCAGTTTTACTTTTACCATTTAATCTTTTTTATG
This region includes:
- a CDS encoding ABC transporter permease, which encodes MHKVLKIIKKNIRLLVKSKGSALIVILGPLLLIFLAGIAFDNSNAYKINIGVYSPESTPLIASFVDKLKGAQFQTIEFESESSCIESIKQGRAHTCVVFPAGMDFSGNKTNSVLFYVDYSKVNLVWMVRDTLFSKISERTTEITTGLADVLLTKMRDTVSELNSKKSILTELSTTNTKTAQDVIAIKSSLNSLDLSMSKDSFNIAVLKNQMSSLNDIARQTINLSIDTLNSIKTSNNSGIINSAIDDLSEINATLQSTYGGNSSSLLSLITSVEAKLDETKAKLDKAGLARSDASSKIDAIKALLDSDLKKIAILQNSFNSISQSLGTASMQSAEAIASPVTTVIKPVITRSYLGYMFPILIVMLTMFVSIILSTTIIMMEKKSSAHFRNLITPTSSTTFFFAAYLTSMLLAVVQIFILLFISMVFFNANILRMIPVIGFLLILISTLFILMGIAIGYLFHSEETATMAAISISSIFLLLSNVVLPIESMPSYVMKIAQFNPFVISESLLKKAIVFNTSVFSGGNEILWLIVYIIILLAAILFYENFTSGTSLRESAKALIPQKPFEKGRISVIERIRGKIGRRRRNVQGSSSEKSYVKEKRSLSDANSLGELIEMLESMDSEEFSRYSRDEFAQWVKLNIREEGLVERILRTESKKEMEDEFRQAYDRHLKRIAELKKQIDEKKRKLNLK
- a CDS encoding adenylate kinase family protein, coding for MRKTLKKQNRRRLNKAKAPKNSRKAGKNHFFVIAVSGTPGTGKSILSHFLSRTLTFHYADVKQIIKKHKLSEGFDLKRDCLIVDTEKLSKVLISLIEGLKCSKKPKKGIVIDSHLSHFIPSEKADLCIVCTCALPILRKRLEKRGYSEAKVRENLESEIFEVCRSEALEKGHKILTLNSSLSKKEFLNASLKAVKKELNL